Proteins encoded within one genomic window of Haloarcula marismortui ATCC 43049:
- a CDS encoding Nramp family divalent metal transporter — MPEEKPTEQSDVAEETESETAEVYASRKEQRYPISSYTPVAYDNLEAAPESDDHPDTGTGGRFRELSLPKVPKLRHVVGPSAIMLGASLGSGETLFWPHLVASYGWGLYWLFLVAVCLHFVINTEIQRWTLATGESVFRAFERVHPVLPLAMLIGGFVSLGWPGWAASAARIGAEGLALGTYDFAGVDIVGWRLFGIGLMVFIWVTYQVTPLMYNVVESLQLILVALSIAFTLLLFVLIGSLDVLVSVPESLTEVGDYSPVGTIAVLVGALAYAGAGGYLNLSQSLWIREKGYGMGRYQGRIKNPFAGDDPETVHEDGFTFTPDTQNLKRWRGWWRVTQLEHLLTFLLGLLLVTTMLVVIAVSQAPGATSDAVDMWLIEIAPSVGGFTTSVIYVTLFLALFTTEYAIIESFVRNSSDIIYELYGREAGWSLPRLFWGLLTVFCGWGVLILTLPISISDPFGLLVVGASMSGLLMWPYIVIVQLVNTVRLPEHTMPGWGRIAAMWVAAAFFGYFSVLLIGTGLATRLGLQMFAVQTTVLGSAPGGYALWAVFLLVQVYTMYRVGRAKVASDGTVADAATAKGWFS; from the coding sequence ATGCCAGAGGAAAAGCCGACGGAACAGTCGGACGTAGCGGAAGAGACGGAGTCGGAGACAGCAGAGGTGTACGCCTCCCGTAAAGAGCAGCGCTACCCAATCTCCTCGTACACCCCGGTCGCATACGATAACCTCGAGGCGGCACCGGAGAGCGACGACCATCCAGACACGGGGACCGGCGGGCGGTTCAGAGAACTCTCGTTGCCGAAAGTACCGAAGCTCCGCCATGTCGTGGGTCCCAGCGCGATCATGCTCGGGGCGTCGCTCGGCAGCGGTGAGACGCTGTTCTGGCCACATCTGGTCGCCAGCTACGGGTGGGGGCTGTACTGGCTGTTCCTCGTGGCCGTCTGTCTCCACTTTGTCATCAACACAGAGATACAGCGATGGACCCTTGCGACCGGTGAAAGCGTGTTTCGAGCGTTCGAGCGAGTGCACCCGGTCCTCCCACTAGCCATGCTTATAGGCGGGTTCGTCAGTCTCGGCTGGCCAGGGTGGGCTGCGAGCGCCGCACGAATCGGGGCCGAAGGGCTCGCCCTCGGCACGTACGACTTCGCCGGCGTCGACATCGTTGGCTGGCGACTGTTCGGCATCGGGCTCATGGTGTTCATCTGGGTCACATACCAGGTGACGCCGCTGATGTACAACGTCGTCGAGAGCCTCCAGCTAATCCTGGTGGCCTTGTCGATTGCGTTCACACTGCTGCTGTTCGTTCTCATCGGGTCGCTTGACGTACTGGTCAGCGTCCCGGAGAGCCTGACGGAAGTCGGCGACTACTCACCGGTCGGAACCATCGCTGTGCTGGTCGGGGCGCTGGCCTACGCCGGCGCGGGCGGCTACCTCAATCTCTCACAGAGCCTCTGGATACGGGAGAAAGGCTACGGAATGGGTCGGTATCAGGGCCGAATCAAGAACCCCTTCGCCGGCGACGACCCCGAGACGGTTCACGAGGACGGGTTCACGTTCACCCCGGACACGCAGAACCTCAAACGGTGGCGGGGCTGGTGGCGCGTGACACAGTTAGAACACCTGTTGACCTTCCTGCTGGGCCTCCTGCTGGTCACGACGATGCTGGTCGTCATCGCGGTGTCACAGGCACCGGGGGCGACGAGTGACGCAGTCGATATGTGGCTCATCGAGATTGCGCCGTCGGTCGGCGGGTTCACGACGAGCGTCATCTACGTCACACTGTTTCTCGCCCTGTTCACGACCGAATACGCGATTATCGAGTCGTTCGTCCGGAACAGCTCCGATATTATCTACGAGCTGTACGGTCGGGAGGCGGGCTGGAGTCTGCCACGACTGTTCTGGGGACTCCTGACCGTCTTCTGTGGCTGGGGCGTGCTCATCCTCACCCTGCCGATATCGATATCCGACCCCTTCGGATTGCTCGTCGTTGGGGCGTCGATGTCCGGGTTATTGATGTGGCCGTACATCGTCATCGTCCAGCTCGTCAATACAGTCCGGCTCCCGGAGCACACAATGCCGGGCTGGGGTCGGATCGCCGCAATGTGGGTCGCAGCCGCGTTTTTCGGCTATTTCAGCGTCCTCCTGATTGGAACTGGGCTGGCGACACGGCTGGGATTACAGATGTTCGCCGTGCAGACGACCGTACTCGGCAGTGCACCGGGCGGGTACGCCCTCTGGGCGGTCTTCCTACTCGTCCAGGTGTATACGATGTATCGGGTGGGACGTGCGAAGGTTGCCTCAGACGGAACGGTCGCTGACGCGGCCACTGCGAAAGGGTGGTTCTCGTGA
- a CDS encoding helix-turn-helix transcriptional regulator translates to MSNTADDGRADGSPPSTAEFTPERVLSVFQDRADQAKPLTATDVMDALGCSRKTAHNKLDVLVERGDLETRKVGARSRVWWIPFSQLVGSGAEPQQGREPPVEHSIADADLPGTGDVLDDRRAALRAAYDYLRENPDTDAGKLITEVFQEHPAGYKTADEWWDAIGPALEDLPQVDLAVDHGHVWHYVGG, encoded by the coding sequence ATGAGCAATACCGCGGACGATGGTCGGGCTGACGGGTCGCCACCGTCCACGGCAGAGTTCACACCGGAGCGAGTGCTCTCGGTGTTTCAAGATCGGGCGGACCAGGCGAAACCGTTGACGGCAACCGATGTGATGGACGCACTCGGCTGTTCCCGGAAAACGGCACACAACAAGCTCGACGTACTCGTGGAACGAGGGGATCTGGAAACGCGGAAAGTCGGGGCACGGAGTCGGGTCTGGTGGATCCCGTTCTCCCAGCTTGTCGGCTCGGGCGCGGAACCCCAACAGGGACGAGAGCCCCCGGTCGAGCACAGCATCGCCGACGCGGACCTGCCGGGGACGGGGGATGTACTCGACGACCGGCGTGCGGCGCTACGGGCTGCGTACGACTATCTCCGCGAAAACCCCGACACCGATGCCGGGAAACTCATTACCGAAGTGTTTCAGGAGCATCCGGCGGGGTACAAGACCGCTGACGAGTGGTGGGACGCTATCGGGCCTGCGCTGGAGGACCTCCCACAGGTTGACCTGGCTGTCGACCACGGACACGTCTGGCACTACGTCGGTGGGTGA
- a CDS encoding metallophosphoesterase, with the protein MDGTADDRVYYVISDLHIGGDEQLEDVEFLDELLDFLSRLETTDEDVELLINGDAFGLWEFTGMSGLEKFDVLEATYPSLFEQLQKTGENIEITLIPGNHDHELAAYDEYAERFAAYNVNLVQSKSITRPVGDQAIHFEHGNQQDPNNRIEDWGDTNVTPLGYYYNTLVTSRAGQLSDRGRYNWLKDVQAVTPTERVPVWMLSKYFYREMNPLLRYALVPFLLLFNVSAILAILAALNLLGVWSAPVETTTSFLGQFGTVGTAIWVLLVVNASLAGLLLLVGIPLYLLRRDIKKTINRFGVFETDLTVDTQTTYKEAAREVFDEKEDVVVFCYGHTHRPSVQSVDGGLVVNSGTWLKRLHRRDGVIGLLPPVFYPSYQLCAVRITAEAGQVIVDYEEVQKPSPSPEELTLTERLLTLGRKPDIELPERAVVETEQSVSAPEPAEQELD; encoded by the coding sequence ATGGACGGCACCGCCGACGACCGCGTCTATTACGTCATCAGCGACCTCCACATCGGCGGCGACGAACAGCTAGAGGACGTGGAGTTTCTGGACGAACTGCTTGATTTTTTATCGCGGCTAGAGACCACCGACGAGGACGTCGAGCTACTCATTAACGGCGACGCGTTCGGGCTGTGGGAGTTCACCGGGATGTCGGGACTGGAGAAGTTCGATGTCCTCGAAGCGACCTATCCGTCGCTGTTCGAGCAGTTGCAAAAGACCGGCGAGAACATCGAAATAACCCTGATCCCAGGGAATCACGACCACGAACTCGCGGCCTATGACGAGTACGCGGAGCGGTTCGCGGCGTACAACGTCAATCTCGTCCAGTCGAAGTCAATTACCCGTCCGGTCGGGGACCAGGCCATCCACTTCGAACACGGCAATCAGCAGGACCCCAACAACCGCATCGAAGACTGGGGCGACACCAACGTGACGCCGCTTGGCTACTACTACAACACGCTGGTGACGAGTCGGGCCGGCCAGCTCTCGGACCGGGGTCGGTACAACTGGCTCAAGGACGTGCAGGCGGTGACGCCAACGGAACGAGTCCCGGTGTGGATGCTCTCGAAGTACTTCTACCGGGAAATGAACCCGCTGTTGCGGTACGCACTCGTCCCGTTCCTGCTGTTGTTCAACGTTAGTGCTATCCTGGCGATTCTGGCGGCGTTGAACCTGCTCGGAGTCTGGTCGGCACCGGTCGAAACGACAACGTCGTTTCTGGGCCAGTTCGGCACCGTCGGGACCGCCATCTGGGTGCTGCTCGTGGTGAATGCGTCGCTGGCCGGGCTCCTGTTGCTCGTGGGCATCCCGCTGTATCTCCTTCGACGGGATATCAAGAAGACCATCAATCGCTTTGGCGTTTTCGAGACAGACCTCACAGTCGACACTCAGACGACGTACAAGGAAGCCGCCCGCGAAGTGTTCGACGAAAAGGAAGACGTGGTTGTCTTCTGCTACGGCCACACGCACCGACCGAGCGTGCAGTCAGTCGACGGTGGGTTAGTCGTCAACAGCGGGACCTGGCTCAAACGGCTCCACCGTCGGGACGGTGTCATCGGGCTGCTTCCCCCGGTGTTTTACCCCTCGTACCAGCTCTGTGCGGTCCGTATCACGGCCGAAGCGGGGCAGGTAATCGTCGACTACGAGGAAGTACAAAAGCCCAGCCCCAGTCCTGAGGAGCTAACACTCACTGAGCGCCTGCTGACGCTCGGTCGGAAACCTGACATCGAACTACCAGAGCGTGCGGTCGTGGAAACCGAGCAGTCGGTGTCTGCACCGGAGCCGGCTGAGCAAGAATTAGACTGA
- a CDS encoding alcohol dehydrogenase, giving the protein MQAAVVPEPGDDFEVVERDVPEPDPGEVRVSVDACGICHSDVFAKEGTNPVVSYPRVPGHEVAGHVDAVGDAVDAWDVGDRVGVGWHGGHCSTCDQCRQGNFLQCENGEITGLSYDGGYAEYMTAPSEALAKIPESLDAAAAAPLLCAGVTTFNALRNSDANVGDLVAVQGVGGLGHLGIQYAHAAGFETAAISRTPEKESLAKELGADHFINAAETDAGQRLQELGGADVVLATAPSSDAISSIVSGIGVDGSVVVVGVPGEPVAVSGQQLVQTRGAVEGWASGHARDSQDTLEFSSLRDIAPEIETYPLEEVNEAYGRMIDNEARFRAVLEL; this is encoded by the coding sequence ATGCAAGCGGCAGTCGTACCCGAGCCAGGGGATGACTTCGAGGTCGTCGAACGAGACGTACCCGAGCCGGACCCCGGCGAGGTACGGGTCTCGGTCGACGCCTGTGGCATCTGTCACAGCGACGTGTTCGCCAAAGAAGGGACCAACCCGGTCGTCTCCTATCCGCGGGTTCCCGGCCACGAGGTGGCGGGCCACGTAGACGCCGTCGGCGACGCTGTCGACGCCTGGGACGTGGGCGACAGAGTCGGCGTCGGCTGGCACGGCGGCCACTGTTCGACGTGTGACCAGTGTCGGCAGGGGAACTTCCTCCAGTGTGAGAACGGTGAAATCACTGGGCTGAGCTACGACGGCGGGTACGCGGAGTACATGACCGCACCGTCGGAGGCGCTCGCAAAGATTCCGGAATCACTTGATGCGGCGGCCGCGGCACCGCTCCTCTGTGCGGGCGTGACGACGTTCAACGCGCTGCGGAACAGCGATGCGAACGTCGGCGACCTCGTCGCCGTGCAGGGTGTCGGCGGCCTCGGTCACCTCGGTATCCAGTATGCACACGCGGCTGGCTTCGAGACGGCCGCGATCTCCCGAACGCCCGAAAAAGAATCGCTGGCGAAAGAGCTTGGAGCCGACCACTTCATTAACGCGGCGGAGACAGACGCCGGGCAGCGACTGCAGGAGCTTGGTGGGGCCGATGTGGTGCTGGCGACGGCACCGTCGAGTGACGCCATCAGTTCCATCGTCAGCGGCATCGGTGTCGACGGCTCCGTCGTGGTTGTGGGCGTCCCCGGCGAACCGGTAGCGGTGAGCGGACAGCAACTCGTCCAGACCCGGGGCGCTGTCGAGGGCTGGGCCTCCGGACACGCACGCGACTCACAGGACACGCTTGAGTTCAGTTCGCTTCGCGACATCGCACCGGAAATAGAGACCTACCCGCTCGAAGAGGTGAATGAGGCCTACGGCCGGATGATCGACAACGAAGCACGATTCCGGGCCGTGCTTGAACTGTAA
- a CDS encoding M48 family metallopeptidase, translated as MTDFGLQVRMLVVGAVLFAFYVFAGTALSVLLGLPLVPVLLVGILVVPAIQYKLGKWLALRGAEEMPDDQRFGYVHQMVRRLCRDMSIEEPRLMVMDMGVPNAFAVGRKGAGVVVVSSELMQLLDDDELEGVIAHELAHIKNRDVITMVVGQSIGMLVGYVAYFAVLFGGERNIGSWIMAMIASSLANALVMVFVLAISRYREYVADADARRAIGTGEPLARALEKISRGAEGRESAVDDSMNALCIFNADKGLFEKLFSTHPPTEKRIQRLRS; from the coding sequence ATGACAGATTTCGGATTACAGGTGCGGATGCTTGTCGTCGGTGCGGTTCTGTTCGCGTTCTACGTTTTCGCCGGAACGGCACTGTCGGTGCTGTTAGGCCTGCCGCTTGTCCCGGTGCTCCTCGTCGGCATCCTCGTCGTGCCGGCGATCCAGTACAAGCTCGGGAAGTGGCTGGCACTCCGTGGCGCGGAGGAGATGCCGGACGACCAGCGGTTCGGCTACGTCCACCAGATGGTCCGGCGGCTCTGCAGAGATATGAGTATCGAGGAGCCGCGACTGATGGTGATGGACATGGGCGTGCCCAACGCCTTCGCCGTCGGCCGGAAAGGTGCGGGTGTCGTCGTCGTGTCGAGCGAACTGATGCAACTGCTGGACGATGACGAACTGGAGGGCGTCATCGCGCACGAACTGGCACACATCAAGAACCGGGACGTCATCACAATGGTCGTCGGGCAGTCCATCGGAATGCTCGTCGGCTACGTCGCTTACTTCGCAGTGCTGTTCGGCGGCGAGCGAAACATCGGTTCCTGGATCATGGCGATGATCGCCTCCTCGCTCGCGAACGCGCTGGTCATGGTGTTCGTGCTGGCGATTTCGAGGTATCGGGAATACGTCGCCGACGCGGACGCGCGCCGCGCCATCGGCACCGGCGAGCCGCTGGCCCGTGCGCTCGAAAAAATCTCTCGCGGTGCGGAGGGGCGGGAATCAGCCGTCGACGACAGCATGAACGCCCTCTGTATTTTCAACGCCGACAAGGGGCTGTTCGAGAAGCTGTTTTCGACCCACCCGCCGACGGAGAAGCGAATCCAGCGGCTCCGGTCCTGA
- a CDS encoding class I SAM-dependent methyltransferase produces the protein MPASLPAAALEHVQVLPQRTDLLEHLPTSGTAAEFGTGDGSFTESISRVTRPETLYLVDQWDNDEERQAVKQRFSGHQGTVHLRDAEPITVLRETDTDSLDWVYINSSHEYEATLAELRESQRAVADDGYITGDDYKIVNGVIPAVHQFCSETDWRLASLTLETHGRRSYALHKP, from the coding sequence GTGCCGGCGTCGCTCCCGGCGGCAGCGCTCGAACACGTGCAAGTTCTCCCCCAACGGACGGATCTCCTCGAACACCTGCCGACCAGCGGGACCGCCGCCGAGTTCGGTACTGGAGACGGTTCTTTCACCGAATCAATCAGCAGGGTCACGCGGCCGGAAACGCTCTATCTGGTCGACCAGTGGGACAACGACGAAGAGCGGCAGGCTGTTAAGCAACGATTCAGCGGTCATCAGGGCACTGTACATCTGCGGGACGCTGAGCCGATTACCGTGCTCCGTGAGACCGACACTGACTCGCTCGACTGGGTGTACATCAACAGTTCCCACGAATACGAGGCCACGCTGGCCGAACTCAGAGAGAGCCAGCGAGCAGTCGCAGATGACGGGTACATTACGGGCGACGACTACAAAATCGTGAACGGCGTCATCCCTGCCGTCCACCAGTTCTGTTCAGAGACCGACTGGCGGCTGGCGTCTCTCACGCTTGAAACCCATGGGCGACGGAGTTACGCGCTCCACAAGCCGTAA
- a CDS encoding aldo/keto reductase: MPMLGLGTWQNEDAEQCAESVRTALEAGYRHIDTAQAYDNESAVGDGIAAADVDRDDIFLATKVWISNLSHDDVIETTEESLDKLGVDSVDLLYVHWAAGEYEPEETLPAFDELVDRGLIDNVGVSNFEPHHVETAMDVLDAPVFANQVETHPFLQQSELREHAAEQDYELVAYSPLARGEVFGHDVIEAIADDHDASEAQVSLAWLREKGVTAIPKATSEAHITDNLASLDLSLTDADIDRIDNIDTVDRRVDPDFGPAAWD, translated from the coding sequence ATGCCGATGCTCGGCCTCGGTACCTGGCAGAATGAAGACGCAGAACAGTGTGCCGAGAGCGTTCGGACGGCGCTGGAGGCCGGCTACCGACATATTGACACCGCACAGGCATACGACAACGAAAGCGCAGTCGGCGACGGTATCGCTGCCGCTGACGTGGACCGCGACGATATTTTCCTGGCGACGAAGGTCTGGATATCGAATCTCTCGCACGACGACGTGATCGAGACGACCGAGGAGAGCCTCGACAAACTCGGCGTCGATTCGGTGGACCTGCTGTACGTTCACTGGGCGGCGGGCGAGTATGAGCCTGAAGAGACGCTACCTGCGTTCGACGAACTCGTCGACCGCGGCCTTATCGACAACGTCGGCGTCTCGAACTTCGAACCGCACCACGTCGAAACGGCGATGGACGTGCTCGATGCTCCGGTGTTCGCAAATCAGGTCGAGACGCACCCGTTCCTCCAGCAGTCGGAACTCCGTGAGCACGCGGCCGAACAGGACTACGAACTGGTCGCGTACTCGCCGCTGGCCCGCGGTGAAGTGTTCGGTCACGATGTCATCGAAGCCATCGCCGACGACCACGACGCCAGCGAAGCGCAGGTCAGCCTCGCGTGGCTCCGTGAGAAGGGTGTGACGGCGATTCCGAAGGCTACGAGTGAAGCCCACATTACGGACAATCTGGCGAGCCTTGACCTGTCGCTGACGGACGCCGACATCGACCGTATCGACAATATCGATACTGTCGACCGACGTGTCGACCCGGATTTCGGGCCGGCCGCGTGGGACTAA
- a CDS encoding DMT family transporter — protein MLRSAVTERPSIPARYRDSALFVLLAVLFGGSFVAIKTGLRELPPVLFAGLRFDLAAVTLLGYIVFTRPRSTWLPRTRGDFVGIGMAALFLIALNNGLLFLGQGATTPAAASVMYGLNPILAPVFAWWLLGDRLSWLGALGIGVALSGVILIVQPSPSTFTDASAIGQLLVLGAAAAVALGSVLLQRVGPQMDSTPLTAWAMAVGAVLLHVASLLVGEPPTAVIGIGPETIASIVAVGIPSTAVAYAIYFGLINRIGPVRANLVAYVVPIFAALMGWVLLGSSVSLWTLVGFLVVVAGFALIERVTIRMELRRLYRRFEDTSPKQTPPCDD, from the coding sequence ATGCTGCGGTCCGCGGTCACTGAGCGTCCCTCAATCCCGGCTCGCTACCGCGACAGCGCACTGTTTGTCCTGCTCGCCGTGTTGTTTGGTGGCTCGTTCGTCGCAATCAAAACCGGGCTTCGTGAGCTGCCACCGGTGCTGTTTGCTGGCCTCCGGTTCGACTTGGCGGCGGTGACGTTGCTTGGCTACATCGTCTTTACCCGGCCCCGGTCGACGTGGCTACCCCGGACTCGCGGCGACTTCGTGGGTATCGGGATGGCGGCGCTGTTCCTGATCGCGCTCAACAACGGCCTGTTGTTCCTTGGCCAGGGCGCGACAACGCCTGCAGCGGCGTCCGTGATGTACGGTCTGAACCCGATACTCGCCCCCGTCTTCGCCTGGTGGCTGCTGGGCGACCGACTCTCGTGGCTCGGCGCGCTCGGTATCGGTGTCGCGCTGAGCGGCGTTATCCTCATCGTACAGCCGTCGCCGTCGACGTTCACCGACGCGAGCGCTATCGGGCAACTGCTCGTCCTCGGGGCGGCCGCGGCCGTTGCGCTGGGAAGCGTGCTGCTCCAGCGTGTCGGTCCGCAGATGGACAGTACTCCGCTGACTGCGTGGGCGATGGCCGTCGGCGCGGTGCTCCTCCACGTCGCAAGCCTGCTGGTCGGGGAGCCACCCACGGCCGTCATCGGCATCGGCCCGGAGACGATTGCGAGCATCGTGGCTGTGGGCATTCCCTCGACGGCAGTCGCCTACGCCATCTACTTCGGCCTCATCAATCGCATCGGCCCGGTTCGTGCGAACCTGGTCGCCTATGTCGTGCCGATATTCGCCGCGCTCATGGGCTGGGTCCTGCTCGGCTCGTCGGTGTCACTGTGGACGCTTGTCGGCTTCCTCGTCGTCGTTGCGGGCTTTGCCCTCATCGAGCGCGTGACGATCCGGATGGAGCTTCGCCGGCTCTACCGCCGGTTCGAAGACACGTCGCCGAAGCAGACGCCGCCGTGTGACGACTGA
- a CDS encoding NAD(P)-binding oxidoreductase has product MDPSDVETVFVAGASGGTGRATLRLLSSRVPTVRALTSTSAKTDDLQAAGADEVVVDDLLNPIALTDSLSDVDVVLSAVGSDITDVWSQNEYVDGAGTTNLLDAAVDAGVEAFVMESAIGVGDEPASPLAAAFDVAIQPIQRAKATAEAAIREAPVRHTILRPGVLTNGPRTDTVSVAEPGAKLWGSVSRADVARLMIAAPVTPAAEDRTLEVVAKPSFPDRALHIDWQLPQSGHAGTVTVDTTDGGP; this is encoded by the coding sequence ATGGACCCTTCTGACGTGGAAACTGTGTTCGTCGCCGGAGCCAGCGGTGGGACTGGGCGAGCGACGCTCCGACTGCTCAGTTCGCGTGTGCCGACGGTCCGGGCATTGACCAGCACCTCGGCAAAAACAGACGACCTGCAGGCGGCCGGCGCTGACGAGGTTGTCGTCGACGACTTGCTGAATCCGATTGCGCTGACCGATTCGCTGTCGGATGTCGATGTCGTCCTGAGCGCCGTCGGGTCGGACATCACGGATGTCTGGTCACAAAATGAGTACGTCGACGGTGCGGGAACGACCAATCTACTCGATGCGGCTGTCGACGCCGGCGTGGAGGCGTTCGTCATGGAATCCGCCATCGGCGTCGGCGACGAACCGGCCAGTCCGCTCGCGGCGGCCTTCGATGTTGCCATCCAGCCGATACAGCGCGCCAAAGCAACGGCCGAGGCCGCAATCCGTGAGGCGCCGGTTCGACACACAATTCTCCGTCCTGGCGTCCTCACGAACGGGCCCCGAACTGACACCGTCTCCGTTGCCGAACCCGGCGCGAAGCTCTGGGGAAGCGTTTCGCGGGCCGACGTAGCCCGACTGATGATTGCTGCGCCTGTCACACCGGCGGCGGAAGACCGGACGCTGGAAGTCGTTGCGAAGCCGTCGTTCCCGGACCGCGCGCTACATATCGATTGGCAGCTCCCGCAAAGCGGGCACGCGGGAACCGTGACGGTCGATACCACAGACGGCGGCCCGTAG
- a CDS encoding LLM class oxidoreductase: MTAVDHVNAGYRRLYEQDGLSFGLGFPLTDETESTPDIDAELRLASHAEAVGFDALWARDVPTYWPRFGDAGGAFDPWSLLSHVAAHTESVALGTSSIVLPLRHPLHVAKSAASVDRLSDGRLVLGVASGDRDPEYPAFGVDPENRGQLVRESVDALRALWREEYPTLEGSWGQIDGELDVLPKPTTDTLPLFPTGNARQSTEWIAENGDGWIFYHLPESTLESYLDTWRGHAPQKPFTIALQVEFADDPTAEPEPLHLGYRAGVEWFREYFRRLEDYGLDHVIVGLRAAEPAAAMTTFASEVIEEL; the protein is encoded by the coding sequence ATGACTGCTGTGGACCACGTGAACGCCGGGTATCGGCGACTGTACGAGCAGGACGGGCTCTCGTTTGGGCTCGGATTTCCGCTCACAGACGAAACGGAGTCGACGCCGGATATCGACGCAGAACTCCGGCTGGCAAGCCACGCCGAAGCAGTCGGGTTCGACGCGCTCTGGGCGCGAGACGTGCCGACGTACTGGCCGCGGTTCGGGGACGCCGGCGGGGCCTTCGACCCGTGGTCGCTGCTGTCCCACGTCGCCGCCCACACCGAGTCAGTGGCGCTCGGCACATCGAGCATTGTTCTCCCGCTGCGCCACCCGCTCCACGTGGCAAAGTCGGCCGCGTCTGTCGACCGGCTCTCCGACGGCCGTCTCGTGCTTGGCGTTGCCTCGGGCGACCGCGACCCGGAGTATCCGGCGTTCGGTGTTGACCCCGAGAACCGGGGCCAACTGGTGCGTGAAAGCGTCGATGCACTCCGCGCGCTCTGGCGAGAGGAGTACCCGACGCTTGAGGGTTCCTGGGGCCAGATTGACGGTGAACTGGATGTTCTCCCGAAGCCGACGACAGATACGCTCCCGCTGTTTCCGACCGGGAACGCCAGACAATCGACGGAGTGGATCGCCGAGAACGGCGACGGCTGGATATTCTACCACCTTCCCGAATCGACGCTTGAGTCGTATCTCGACACGTGGCGCGGTCACGCGCCACAGAAGCCGTTCACGATTGCCCTGCAGGTCGAGTTCGCCGATGACCCGACGGCCGAGCCCGAACCGCTTCACCTTGGCTATCGGGCCGGCGTCGAGTGGTTCCGAGAGTATTTCCGACGGCTCGAAGACTACGGCCTTGACCATGTTATAGTTGGGCTTCGTGCTGCGGAGCCAGCGGCGGCGATGACGACGTTCGCCAGCGAAGTCATCGAGGAACTGTGA
- a CDS encoding class I SAM-dependent methyltransferase — protein sequence MTTWDERYRTGTYPQRPDPHPVLERYLPTFPPGRALDIATGTGRNALPVAAAGYRVDAVDQSRAGLQIARENARAAGVEGDIEWLQADLESFAYPASTYDVITISFYRPVDRLPDIIEALADGGCLFIQHHLRTTDDVDGGPSGDRYRFASNELLRAGLGLTVLHYDERTTTTDGTTAATAQLVARKTQGGRQSYPDISE from the coding sequence ATGACGACCTGGGACGAGCGATACCGAACGGGGACGTACCCGCAACGTCCGGACCCACATCCAGTGTTAGAACGATACCTGCCGACCTTTCCACCGGGTCGAGCGCTTGACATCGCAACTGGGACCGGGCGCAACGCACTGCCGGTCGCAGCGGCCGGGTACCGCGTCGATGCGGTCGACCAGTCGCGTGCGGGGCTTCAGATTGCCCGTGAAAACGCACGCGCGGCAGGCGTCGAAGGCGATATCGAGTGGCTACAGGCAGATCTCGAATCGTTCGCGTACCCGGCGTCGACGTACGATGTCATTACGATTAGCTTCTATCGGCCCGTCGACCGCCTCCCCGATATCATTGAGGCGCTGGCCGACGGCGGCTGTCTGTTCATTCAGCACCACCTCCGGACGACCGACGACGTGGACGGCGGCCCCTCGGGAGACCGATACCGGTTCGCCTCGAACGAACTGCTCAGGGCGGGACTCGGGCTGACCGTGCTACACTACGACGAGCGAACCACGACGACGGACGGGACGACCGCCGCCACCGCTCAATTGGTCGCCAGAAAGACACAGGGCGGTCGACAGTCGTATCCAGATATCTCAGAGTGA